The following proteins are encoded in a genomic region of Micromonospora olivasterospora:
- a CDS encoding AAA family ATPase: MNTREPLTQPEVQGFAALAARLAENVNSVVLGKPQVVRLALTALFAQGHVLLEDVPGVGKTTLARAIAATVKGQWRRIQFTPDLLPSDVSGVTIFNQATRGFEFHPGPVFANIVIADEINRASPKTQSALLEVMEERTVTVDGVRHPVPQPFLVVATQNPVEMDGTYRLPEAQLDRFLVKLSVGYPDEAVEVEVLRGATVRSPEALPPVTDTATVGEMVQMARRVHIAEPLYAYAVRLAAATRGHPQVRVGVSPRGVIALTRAACAYALIDGRGWIMPEDLKVLAEPVFAHRLLLSPDAQVRGVTAAEVLRQAVASVPVPLPSGQLAPAR; encoded by the coding sequence GTGAACACCCGTGAACCGCTCACCCAGCCGGAGGTGCAGGGCTTCGCCGCCCTGGCCGCCCGGCTGGCCGAGAACGTCAACTCGGTGGTGCTCGGCAAGCCGCAGGTGGTCCGGTTGGCGCTGACCGCGCTGTTCGCGCAGGGGCACGTCCTGCTGGAGGACGTGCCCGGGGTCGGCAAGACCACCCTCGCCCGGGCGATCGCCGCGACCGTCAAGGGCCAGTGGCGGCGCATCCAGTTCACCCCGGACCTGCTCCCCTCCGACGTGTCCGGGGTGACGATCTTCAACCAGGCCACCCGCGGTTTCGAGTTCCACCCGGGGCCGGTGTTCGCCAACATCGTCATCGCCGACGAGATCAACCGGGCGTCGCCGAAGACCCAGTCGGCGCTGCTGGAGGTGATGGAGGAGCGCACCGTCACCGTCGACGGGGTCCGCCACCCGGTGCCGCAGCCGTTCCTGGTGGTGGCGACGCAGAACCCGGTGGAGATGGATGGCACGTACCGGCTGCCGGAGGCGCAGCTGGACCGGTTCCTGGTGAAGCTGTCCGTCGGCTACCCGGACGAGGCGGTCGAGGTGGAGGTGCTGCGCGGGGCGACGGTCCGCTCCCCCGAGGCGCTGCCCCCCGTCACCGACACCGCCACCGTCGGGGAGATGGTGCAGATGGCCCGCCGGGTGCACATCGCCGAGCCGCTGTACGCGTACGCGGTGCGGCTGGCCGCGGCGACCCGCGGCCACCCGCAGGTGCGGGTGGGGGTGAGCCCCCGCGGGGTGATCGCGCTGACCCGGGCGGCGTGCGCGTACGCGCTGATCGACGGGCGGGGCTGGATCATGCCGGAGGACCTCAAGGTCCTCGCCGAGCCGGTGTTCGCCCACCGGTTGCTGCTCAGCCCCGACGCGCAGGTGCGCGGGGTGACCGCCGCGGAGGTGCTGCGCCAGGCGGTCGCCTCGGTGCCGGTGCCGCTGCCGTCGGGTCAGCTCGCCCCGGCCCGCTGA
- a CDS encoding DUF58 domain-containing protein, translating to MGITARGAGLLVAAVVLLGAGFRFAYPELTLLGVAAAGAVGYALLVASWRPRLQVRRHADPDRVSRGEPARMVLTVRNTGRLRAANLLAEDRCGERTVPVPVLRLRPGRDVTVAYDVPTDRRGVVRVGPLRVTRRDPLGLVALARAYPGTVPVWVHPRVHPLTAVPTGAGRSLDGRVDGVPHGSITFDSLREYVVGDELRRVHWRTSARVGELMVRENVDTSLPRIVVLLDNRAAAHRDPESFESACEAAASVLVAALRADLPVVLLLVAPERPTGDGGPAPVGAPGRRRWVPARRAAARAAAVEESAGPLDRLAAVRLDGDDAAEALRGATRRLRQERLGDTLVFLTGPDGRGDLGHVGALRGAYPSVVVGVFGAADPTPAAATGMVVVDAADGAGFAAGWDGVRRW from the coding sequence GTGGGGATCACCGCCCGGGGCGCCGGGCTGCTCGTGGCCGCCGTGGTGCTGCTCGGCGCCGGTTTCCGGTTCGCGTACCCGGAGCTGACCCTGCTCGGGGTGGCCGCCGCCGGCGCGGTCGGATACGCCCTGCTGGTGGCGTCGTGGCGGCCCCGGCTTCAGGTGCGCCGGCACGCCGACCCGGACCGGGTGTCGCGGGGCGAGCCGGCCCGGATGGTGCTGACGGTGCGCAACACCGGGCGGCTGCGGGCGGCGAACCTGCTGGCCGAGGACCGCTGCGGCGAGCGCACCGTGCCGGTGCCGGTGCTGCGGCTGCGTCCCGGCCGGGACGTCACCGTGGCCTACGACGTGCCGACCGACCGGCGGGGCGTGGTGCGGGTGGGTCCGCTGCGGGTGACACGGCGGGACCCGCTGGGGCTGGTGGCGCTGGCCCGCGCGTACCCGGGGACGGTGCCGGTGTGGGTGCACCCGCGCGTGCACCCGTTGACGGCGGTGCCGACGGGCGCGGGGCGAAGCCTCGACGGCCGCGTCGACGGGGTGCCGCACGGGTCGATCACGTTCGACTCGCTGCGCGAGTACGTGGTCGGCGACGAGCTGCGCCGGGTGCACTGGCGCACCAGCGCCCGGGTCGGCGAGCTGATGGTGCGGGAGAACGTGGACACCAGCCTGCCCCGGATCGTGGTGCTGCTGGACAACCGGGCCGCCGCCCACCGCGATCCGGAGTCGTTCGAGTCGGCCTGCGAGGCGGCGGCGTCGGTGCTGGTGGCGGCGCTGCGCGCCGACCTGCCGGTGGTGCTGCTGCTGGTCGCGCCCGAACGCCCGACGGGCGACGGCGGGCCGGCGCCGGTCGGTGCGCCCGGCCGGCGGCGGTGGGTCCCCGCCCGCCGGGCGGCGGCCCGGGCGGCGGCCGTCGAGGAGTCCGCCGGTCCGCTGGACCGGCTCGCCGCGGTACGCCTCGACGGCGATGACGCGGCGGAGGCGCTGCGCGGCGCGACGAGGCGGCTGCGGCAGGAGCGCCTCGGCGACACCCTGGTCTTCCTCACCGGCCCGGACGGCCGGGGCGACCTGGGGCACGTCGGCGCGCTGCGCGGGGCGTACCCGTCAGTGGTGGTCGGGGTGTTCGGGGCGGCGGATCCGACGCCGGCGGCCGCGACCGGGATGGTGGTCGTCGACGCGGCCGACGGGGCCGGGTTCGCGGCCGGGTGGGACGGGGTGCGCCGGTGGTGA
- a CDS encoding low temperature requirement protein A gives MFVFALTRIVARSFEDLAIEGQISGWSPVTGTGKTLLVMLALWSVWQGTAWTTSRYDPYNVWLQSIVMIALGSTMVLGVAVPRAFTSLGLAFAVGYVVAQVSRPLILLLALGRQRLRGLKQRMLIVLSATAVLWLAGALLTTNVRIVLWLAALTIEYLAGRFGWPVPLLGRSAVNRWQLGGAHLMLLAVADARRAWGRPPERARPPF, from the coding sequence GTGTTCGTCTTCGCGCTCACCCGCATCGTGGCCCGCTCGTTCGAGGACCTGGCCATCGAGGGCCAGATCTCGGGCTGGTCCCCGGTCACCGGCACGGGCAAGACGCTGCTGGTCATGCTGGCGCTGTGGTCGGTGTGGCAGGGCACGGCCTGGACGACGAGCCGGTACGACCCGTACAACGTGTGGCTGCAGAGCATCGTGATGATCGCGCTGGGCTCGACGATGGTGCTGGGGGTGGCCGTGCCCCGCGCGTTCACCTCCCTCGGGTTGGCGTTCGCCGTGGGGTACGTGGTGGCCCAGGTGAGCCGGCCGTTGATCCTGCTGCTGGCACTGGGCCGGCAGCGGCTCCGAGGGCTCAAACAGCGGATGTTGATCGTTCTCAGCGCCACGGCGGTGCTGTGGCTGGCCGGCGCGCTGCTGACCACCAACGTCCGGATCGTGCTCTGGCTGGCGGCGCTGACGATCGAGTACCTGGCCGGCCGGTTCGGCTGGCCGGTGCCCCTGCTCGGCCGATCGGCGGTGAACAGGTGGCAGCTCGGCGGCGCGCACCTGATGCTGCTGGCGGTGGCGGACGCCCGCCGGGCCTGGGGCCGCCCGCCGGAGCGGGCCAGACCGCCGTTCTGA
- the mtnA gene encoding S-methyl-5-thioribose-1-phosphate isomerase, which yields MRTVDGRDGLIIAIDQTRLPHEVEFLEIGTVEDLIVAIRSLAIRGAPAIGVAGALGVALAARLHPDDPAKLREALDAIRAARPTAVNLAWGVDRVRARLEAGGAEAALAEALTVLEEDVRCCRELSERGARWLVETVGPQVAVQTHCNAGALATVEWGTALGVVRSLQQHGALAHVYASETRPLLQGARLTVWELAQIGAPHTLVVDSAAASVLAQGLVDAVVVGADRITANGDVINKVGTYPLALAAARAGVPMVVAAPESTVDLATPSGRDVHIEVRAPEEITALGAAALAPKGTGTLNYAFDVTPADLVTAIVTERRVILPSAGGRPDDPADRA from the coding sequence ATGCGAACTGTCGACGGGCGGGACGGCCTGATCATCGCGATCGACCAGACCCGGCTGCCGCACGAGGTCGAGTTCCTGGAGATCGGGACCGTCGAGGACCTGATCGTCGCGATCCGGTCGCTGGCGATCCGGGGCGCGCCCGCGATCGGCGTCGCCGGGGCGCTCGGGGTGGCCCTCGCCGCCCGGCTGCACCCGGACGACCCGGCGAAGCTGCGCGAGGCGCTCGACGCGATCCGGGCCGCCCGCCCCACCGCCGTGAACCTCGCCTGGGGCGTCGACCGGGTACGCGCCCGGCTCGAGGCCGGCGGCGCCGAGGCGGCCCTCGCCGAGGCCCTGACGGTGCTGGAGGAGGACGTCCGCTGCTGCCGGGAGCTGAGCGAGCGGGGCGCCCGCTGGCTGGTCGAGACGGTGGGCCCGCAGGTGGCGGTGCAGACCCACTGCAACGCCGGCGCGCTGGCCACCGTCGAGTGGGGCACCGCGCTCGGCGTGGTCCGGTCCCTGCAGCAGCACGGGGCGCTGGCCCACGTGTACGCCTCGGAGACCCGCCCGCTGCTGCAGGGCGCGCGGCTGACCGTGTGGGAGCTGGCGCAGATCGGGGCGCCGCACACCCTGGTGGTGGACTCGGCCGCCGCGTCGGTGCTGGCCCAGGGGCTGGTCGACGCGGTCGTCGTCGGCGCGGACCGGATCACCGCCAACGGCGACGTGATCAACAAGGTGGGCACGTATCCGCTGGCGCTGGCGGCGGCCCGCGCCGGCGTGCCGATGGTGGTCGCCGCCCCGGAGTCGACCGTCGACCTGGCCACCCCGTCCGGCCGGGACGTCCACATCGAGGTACGCGCCCCCGAGGAGATCACCGCCCTCGGTGCCGCGGCCCTGGCCCCGAAGGGCACCGGTACCCTCAACTACGCCTTCGACGTGACCCCGGCGGACCTGGTCACCGCCATCGTCACCGAGCGTCGGGTCATCCTGCCGTCCGCCGGTGGCCGCCCCGACGACCCCGCCGACCGGGCCTGA
- a CDS encoding YbhB/YbcL family Raf kinase inhibitor-like protein — protein sequence MAGIMLRSVAFNDHDRLPDRFAREGGNVSPPLEWADVPDGTRELLLFVEDRDAGREPFLHWLVTGINPGSGGVAEGQVPAGGQEWPNGFGATGWGGPHPPAGDDPHRYFFRLYALERPLELPAAPGAGDVHRALVDREIASGNMVGTYVRG from the coding sequence ATGGCCGGGATCATGCTGCGCAGCGTCGCGTTCAACGACCACGACCGCCTGCCGGATCGTTTCGCCCGGGAGGGCGGAAACGTCTCACCGCCGCTGGAATGGGCCGACGTCCCCGACGGGACGCGGGAGCTGCTGCTGTTCGTCGAGGACCGCGACGCCGGCCGGGAGCCGTTCCTGCACTGGCTGGTCACCGGGATCAACCCGGGCTCCGGCGGGGTCGCCGAGGGCCAGGTGCCCGCCGGCGGCCAGGAGTGGCCCAACGGGTTCGGGGCCACCGGCTGGGGCGGCCCGCACCCGCCGGCCGGCGACGACCCGCACCGCTACTTCTTCCGCCTGTACGCCCTCGAACGGCCGCTGGAGCTGCCGGCCGCGCCCGGCGCCGGCGACGTGCACCGCGCGTTGGTGGACCGGGAGATCGCCAGCGGGAACATGGTGGGCACCTACGTGCGCGGCTGA
- a CDS encoding phosphatase PAP2 family protein yields the protein MRVRETARGWTAVWLVVLALAQTAGLVVVWRFALHTELGQWLDTVALTGNRIGHDRIDEPVDRLLNAMSAVSLLAATAVIGFIALMRRRVALAVTATLLIGGANATTQLLKYFLARPDFGIDPERAAVGNSLPSGHAAVAASVALALILVLPRKVRAVGAFLGAGYAATAGVATLSAGWHRPSDAVAAFLVVGVWAAVAGLLLLVTQRERAQVEPADAHRIAAAVLGVGGALAVVASVLALSWLVDLPRVDPHELGRRPLFVGYAGSAAGIAGAMGVVAALALAAVHRLVPRHKG from the coding sequence GTGCGGGTGCGTGAGACGGCAAGGGGTTGGACGGCGGTCTGGTTGGTCGTGCTCGCCCTGGCACAGACAGCCGGGCTCGTCGTGGTGTGGCGTTTCGCCCTGCACACCGAGCTCGGCCAGTGGCTCGACACGGTCGCGCTGACCGGCAACCGGATCGGTCACGACCGCATCGACGAGCCGGTGGACCGGCTCCTGAACGCGATGTCGGCGGTGTCGCTGCTGGCGGCGACGGCCGTGATCGGCTTCATCGCGCTCATGCGCCGCCGGGTGGCGCTGGCCGTCACGGCCACGCTGCTGATCGGCGGCGCGAACGCGACCACCCAGCTGCTCAAGTACTTCCTGGCCCGGCCGGACTTCGGCATCGACCCGGAGCGCGCGGCGGTGGGCAACAGCCTGCCGAGCGGGCACGCGGCCGTGGCGGCGTCGGTGGCGCTGGCGCTGATCCTGGTGCTCCCCCGCAAGGTGCGCGCCGTCGGCGCGTTCCTCGGCGCCGGGTACGCCGCCACCGCCGGGGTGGCCACCCTCTCCGCCGGCTGGCACCGGCCCAGCGACGCCGTCGCGGCGTTCCTGGTCGTCGGCGTCTGGGCGGCGGTGGCCGGGCTGCTGCTGCTGGTCACCCAGCGGGAACGGGCCCAGGTGGAACCGGCCGACGCGCACCGGATCGCCGCGGCCGTGCTCGGCGTCGGCGGCGCGCTGGCCGTGGTCGCCTCGGTGCTCGCCCTGTCGTGGCTGGTCGACCTGCCCCGGGTGGACCCGCACGAGCTGGGCCGCCGGCCGCTGTTCGTCGGGTACGCCGGCAGCGCGGCCGGGATCGCCGGGGCGATGGGCGTGGTGGCGGCGCTGGCGCTCGCCGCGGTGCACCGCCTGGTGCCCCGCCACAAGGGTTGA
- a CDS encoding DUF3159 domain-containing protein: MPEPDQTTAAPRPAGRPESLADLLGGRRGAVDATLPPVAFALGWLFTGRSLLGGVAAAVVAGTAVAGWRLRRGDRPRSVLVGLLAVCVAALVALRTGRASDFFLIQVLSNAASALAWAVSIVVRWPLLGVLVGVALGQRGRWRRDPALLRAYARGSWVWAGTYVLRLAVFVPLYFGGQVLALVAARVALTWPLVAAALALSWLVIRRSLPAGHPGLRHPVTEPNPPAGKTSRGERAER, from the coding sequence ATGCCCGAGCCCGATCAGACGACGGCGGCCCCGCGGCCCGCCGGCCGGCCGGAGTCCCTCGCGGACCTGCTGGGCGGGCGGCGCGGGGCGGTGGACGCGACCCTGCCGCCGGTGGCGTTCGCCCTGGGCTGGCTGTTCACCGGCCGGTCGCTGCTGGGCGGGGTCGCCGCCGCCGTGGTGGCCGGCACGGCGGTGGCCGGCTGGCGGCTGCGGCGCGGAGACCGGCCTCGGTCGGTGCTGGTCGGGCTGCTGGCGGTGTGTGTCGCCGCGCTGGTCGCGTTGCGCACCGGGCGGGCCAGCGACTTCTTCCTGATCCAGGTGCTGTCCAACGCGGCCAGCGCGCTGGCCTGGGCCGTCAGCATCGTCGTGCGGTGGCCGTTGCTCGGGGTGCTGGTGGGTGTGGCGCTGGGCCAGCGGGGGCGGTGGCGGCGCGACCCGGCGCTGCTGCGGGCGTACGCGCGCGGCAGCTGGGTGTGGGCCGGCACGTACGTGCTGCGGCTGGCCGTGTTCGTACCGCTGTACTTCGGCGGGCAGGTGCTGGCGCTGGTGGCGGCGCGGGTCGCGCTGACCTGGCCGCTGGTGGCGGCGGCGCTGGCGCTGAGCTGGCTGGTGATCCGCCGGTCGCTGCCGGCCGGGCACCCGGGGCTGCGGCACCCGGTCACCGAACCCAACCCGCCGGCCGGGAAGACCAGCCGGGGTGAGCGGGCGGAAAGATAA